Part of the Vigna unguiculata cultivar IT97K-499-35 chromosome 3, ASM411807v1, whole genome shotgun sequence genome, CAAGATCTATATCAGTTTTTGGATGTTACATTGGATAATTTTATGGTAAGGCTCTCAGTTCACAGGTAGTTCTTGTGcatttatatttgttgttattcattattttttagtgTGGTAACTATTGAATTGGTTCTAAATACTTCAGATCACCATGATAAATTCTGATGGGTCAAAAGGAATTTCTATTCTTGACAAATTTAGTGTTTCGATCTTCCTGGCATTTTGCAGAATCCCACACGAGACCATTTTGAAGCAATTAGAGGTGATTACTTTTTCAGTTATGAAGTAAAACAACTTGAACTTGCACTTAATACAAACATGTCTCCCATGCAgtaattttttgttctttctttgTCTTCCTCTCTCCTAATCTCTTGATTCCTTGTAATTCTTAATTTCAGGTTTATGTATCTATTGAATCTCTTAAAGCACACTTCTCTCCCTCAATATATGGTTCTTTAATGGAATTGATGAACCATATTGGCACATTGCATTTAATGGGTGAATTTGGAGTCTTAAACTCCTCGCATCCTCCCAATACTGTTTCAGTTGTGCCAGCATATTCTACTTTTGGCATATCTATTGTTTCAAAAGTTGATCTGGTTGATCTGGAAGTTGACTTTGAATATGGAGATAGCCACTCTGAGCTCATGGTTTCCTTACAAAAGATGGTCTTACGGTACGTTCAACATATGCATTCGGCTGTCTTTCATGGAGACTGCCTAGAACTTTCTTGACACTTGTGAATGTTATTTAGTTGAGTTTTGGAACTAGATTTTATAGGTATCTCTCCATTATGTGGTTGAGGAATAAGTTTGAAAAGATCCTAGGAGTTGTAACTTGataataaatgttatgattCATTTTGGGGCCATTATGAAAGAAATAACTTGCTTCAACATAACTTTTGCAGAGGTAAATCCTTCTTTTTCTAAACGCAAATTGAATGTAATTTTAAACTGGATTTTCATTGCACTAAAATCCAGGAATAGTTTAGAAGGGTATCAATATTCAAGAGTTCTTATCACATTTCTATACTTTTTCTCTGTTCCTAtatgttggaaaaaaaatacttaattcaTTAAAACCAATTAAAATAGTTGAATCAGTTGATTTTCATTAgtagtattatatatatttttcaagcATACTCATAAGATTAAATGATTTAAGACGTTGTTTACTATATTTAATGGGAATAATTTTTCAACCAATAGGTGTGTCTTTTATTAGTAATAGCTTCTGTTCCTATATGTTGgataaaaatacttaattcatcaaaaccaattaaaatagttgaatcaattgattttcattagtagtattatatatatatatatatatatatatatatgtatattttttttttttcaagcatACTCATAAGATTAAATGATTTAAGACCTTGTTTGCTATATTTGGGCCAAGGTTATTCTTAAATCCCTATTTAGTTAAACATACTAGGACTTATAGGCTggtatatttaaataaacagaAATAATATATCTGTTTGTGTTTAAAGAATTCATGCTTAATGACATGTGCATAATTTTAGATTCATTTGTCTATTTAGAACTAGGTTTGTAGGCTTATTTAAAAGGTTTTCAAGTAAACCTGGTTaggttttataaaaattgctGCATTGATAGATTGGTCAGGTACATGCATTGTAATGTACAGCTTAGTGTAACCCTATTCTTAAGATTGTTTATGCCTGACCAAACTCCATAGAACTAACTTTTAAGGTGAGGTTTACTGTCACTTATATACCGTAAATAGCCTAATCTCTAGTTGATACAAGATTTCCAATGAACtcattaacaaaaataaccCAAAAATAACCCAAAAATTTCCCCTTTGAGAATTGGTTATAGTAAATTGAACTCATAAATGTTTTGAAAGTTATACTCTGCTCTCCGCTCCCTTGAGAGATGAATTGTCTTGCACTTTAGTTCATTTTAATGTAAATGAACCCCATAATTGTGGGGATGAGTAATGAACGGGCTCTTCAaggattaattttttcttctattttttgtgattttttatgtCAACACCCTATTGGTGACTTTATGGCTTATAAATAGACCATGGCCTTGTAACTTGACACAATAATTCTCCTCTAAAATCCCGTTGTTGATAGTAAAAGTTCAAATGGAATGATGGATGCTGAGAGTTGTAGTGAACAGAAATGATATTGCTTGAAAGTTGTGTTTTGGAGGGAGAGcagtgtaattttttaattaaagatcaCATGCTAGGCATCACTAAGAGAACAGTGTAATTTAAGTATCTCTGAAGAGAGGGAATATAATATACtctataagaaaaaatattggcTAGTTATGGCTTCAAACATTTTAAATGAACTAGTAATAAGAATGTTCATCAGAATATTTGTCCTTATTGTTTGTgcatcaatttaaattttaatacatttttttgtgCCAAAACGGAATGAAGAGAGCATGCAAAGGATTCCAAATGAGGGTTGCAATGCCCGGTGGATGAAATCTGTTGTAAGATTGTATGGATATCATGGCTTTGTTCTGTGTTCTGGATTTAGattgctttatatatatttatgatatttgagTGCATATGAAAATTTCACTTAACCATTACAGCCCCAACAATGCAAATTATAGATGTTTTCAAAATAGTGATCTTCACAGTTTGCTTTatatatgttttcaaaatatgacttttgagtatatttatgatatttgagTGTGTATGAAAACTTCTCTTAACCATTACAGCCCCAACGATGCAAATTATAGATGTTTTCAAAATACTGATCTTCACAGTTTGCTTTACTGCTTGCAGGTATGTTTCTACAGAATTTGAAGAGATTTTCGTCAGTACGAAATCTTTAGTTATCCATGCTAACAAAATGAAAGAGGAAAGCCTTGTGCTTTTATCTGGGAATATATCATCTCCTGGTTCTACAATTGGAGAAGACTGTGTTCCTGGATCAAATATTGAATTCAATCAAGATTCTGATATGGCTTTGGTTGCTGATTCATGTTTTATCATGCATTATGAATCTTCCAGAACTGATGTGGTTTGTCATAGGACTTTTATGTACATAAGTAATACTGATATCCACTGCTATCCTCATATTACTGGACTGCTCATTGGATTCTTTGATAGGTTGTCTGCTTATACCAGCAGTTCTGAGAAATCCTCTGCCAGTAATACTGTTGACTTCTCAAAAATTTTCTCAGGTGTTGGGTTACATAAGTTTGGCTtctcaaattattttgattttggttcCACTGATTCTGCTTGCATTCCTATGGATTCCTTTCCTTTTGTAACAATTCACAATTCTGGTTCTCTTGGTAATCTAGAGAGCACACTTATACATGCCATTGGTGACTGGAGAAATTATTTTATCGAGAGGGAcaggaaaataaaaaactccAACATAAACATGAGGATAGGGTCCGAATTTTTTCAAGTTTCTCCCTCAAAATCCAAATCTGGGATTGTGAGCAACTTTGATATTTTCCATACTGAATTACACCTATGTGGAATAAGAGCACATTTTCATGACTCATCATGTATTATTGGGACAATCATGGTGCCTACATCTAAGTCTTGTCTATTATTTTGTGAAGACAGTATGGATATATCTTCTTCTTCTGAAGGATTAATTCTTACATCATCTTGGGGCCCACGAAATTTTCAAGATTATCTTTGGGGTCCCTCTTCACCAAATTTGTCTCCTATTTTAAATATACGGTTCAGGAAAGGACAGAATATGTCTTCAACTGCTGATTTGGAAATAAGCATTGGCATTCAGCATGTCTACTGCATGTTACCTTCTGAATATCTCTCCATTATGATGGGTTACTTCTCATTATCTGATTGGGATGGTGCTTGTAATCACTATTCCTCTGGAGAGCACAGGGATATAGCtgttgaaaatgaaaagaaaattacgTATAAACTTGAAATCTTGGACTCTAATATAATTCTTCCAGTGGAAAGCAATGACCATCAATTTATAAAGATTGAAATGCCACAACTTTATTGTAGTTTCATTGAGAATTCTGGTGCTGATGATGTATTAAGAAACATCCCTCCTGAATGTTCAGTTCCTATTCATAAGCTTGCCAAAAGAAATGATTGCTTAAATGTGTTTGGGCGAGACTTGTTTGTGTCATTCCTTCTTTGCAAGAATGATTTGCTTGGCTTAGCCAAAACTGAACGAATTACAGAATTTTTAACTAGTCCTTTAATTGCACCCATAAATGCAGATGTTTGGGTTAGAATTCCATATGAAAACAACTCTGATTGCAAAAGCACTTCATCAATATGTTTCATGACAAGCATCGGCAGTTGTCATATTGTTGCAGAAGGTATTTTCTTCTACTTAATTTGGTCATCCCCCCACCCACCCAccttccttttttatttatgtgcTTCACTATATTTTTAGATCATGAAATTGTAATTGAGAAGTTTTCTTCAATAACAGATTGCCACTTTTTTGATGGATGTACGGCCATATGTGATGTTGTTGAGGAGTTTTCCTCAGTTGATGATCAATCCAAATATTTTAAGTCAGATGTTCTTCAGTTCCTTAATTCAAAGAGAAGCATGGAGGCAACACAAACTATTTCTCCAATCCCGATGGCCTCGACCATATCAACAGAAGTTAAATGTTGCACACAATCTTTATTTATAAGCTTCTATCACAGAAAAGAAGATTTTATGGACTTAATAGCCAAGGGTGATTTGGGGTTCATTTGTTCTGCATGCATATTGAATGATTCCTTAGCATTTTTAGATTTGATTTTCACTACCTTTGTGTTTTACTCTGCACATGATTCTGTTTTAGCAAAATGCAACCCAACCTCCTTTTCCCTGTCAGTTCTTGGTATCTCTTTTTCCCAATCTATTGATGGGAAAAGTGAAATTGGCCTTTGTCTTTCTTCTGTTGATATTTGGCTTCATTTGTCTGAGTGGACCGAGGTTGCTAAATTCCTTAATAAGTTTCATGCAAATTTGGAAAAAGGTCCAGGCCAAGCAAATAGTTTGTCCGTGAATGCTTCTGAAAGCACCTCAATACCTTTTACCTCGGAAGAGGTCAAGAATGATGTCTTAATAATGAAGTCAGAAAATGTGTGTATTGCATTTCACATCCCTGTTTGGGTTGGCGAAGAAGCTTGTGTGGAATTACAGCATGCTGAAGGTCTCAATGTGAAACCTTCGAGTGTCTCTTTTGATATATTTGAAGCAAAGGATGCAAAACTTCTTACTGTTTCTTTCAACATGAATGGTTTTGAAATAACCGTAAGAAGCGTAGGTATCCAACTGAAGTCCAAAATGGACAAAATAAGtagtttaataattatagttgagAATGGAAAGCATACATCTTGGCCGCTTCTTGATGTAATTCAGGTTGATGTGGTTGCTGTATTTTGTAAGAATCATCCTAACGCCATCAAACTCAATGTGGAGATCATATGTGATAATGCCAATATATGGATTTCACATCCTGCAATTCATTCATGGGGTGCTGTAAAATTTGATGTTCTGGAATCAGGATCTTCTCAAAATTCAACTATCAGCAGCATTACTTTCGAATTCCGCATGAGGAAGGTTTCTATTCTCATAACAGATGGAAGGGTATGTTGATATCAGCCTGTACAATGCATTTCATTTTACTGACATTTGATTCATTAATTACTAATCGTTTGATTCTCATATTGGTTTATCAGACTAAAACTTTAGTTCCTATACTAATCAAACTCTTAGTTTTTAAACTGTTGCTGACTGATACTTATCGAAATTGAACCATGGATCCAAATACAGTTGATTTTGGGTCCAAAACACTCTTATTTAAGTGTTTTGTGTTCCCTGTAGTGGAGCCATAATGGGCCTGAACTTGAAGTTCTTGTCAGAAACATCTGGTTTCATATAGTTGCAAGTGGAAAGCAGATGGAATGTTCTTTCAATGGTTACCTTCAAGTAAACTACAATAACATAGAAAAGGTGTATTTAATAAAAGTTCTGTCTCGATAGATAccattgttattgttttaattattttgcattAACAATTTGGTTGTTGTTGTGCTCTGCTAATCTTAAGGTGTCATGGGAACCTTTTATCGAGCCTTGGCAGTTTCTGCTGACATTAGTCAGGGAACAAGAAATGACTGTTCTGCCGAACAGGTCTGTTTCGACAAATATCGTTCTCAAATCTACAACTCAGCTGAACATTAATATCACAGAATCCTTAGTTGaggtatataaaattttgttgttcGTTTTTATGAGTTTTTCTAGAAACCTGTTATTTTACATCCTTGTAGATCATTTCTTTCCGTTCAGTTTATGGGCTAGTTTGGAAATAACTAGTTCAGGTTCTTTGCTTTTGGTGACTGATCATTTTGAATAAAAGTGAACCTTGGACATGCCTCATAAATAGCGTGTCCTGGTGTTCGACTTATCGGATACTGATACGCTTACGACACTCGTACAACATGTATCAATGACGTGCCCAATTTgcaagacatttttttttgtttctgacATGATTTTTACCTAACTCCAACATAATGTTATTAACcacaaatacaattattttctaaaaaacccATAAACATTTAAActtattatataagtttctattatgattataGAAATAAGGAAGAAATCTTATATTCTCATTTACTTTTCCTATTTTGGATATTAGATAGATAGATTAGATTCATTTTTGTATTAGGTGACAATGTgtttagattattttatttgactaatcTTGTTTATAGATGATTTGAGTATGTAAATACATAATGATCTAATATATAGACTTGTGTCCCTGTGTCTTACATTTTGGAGACTAGACGTGTTGAAGTGTTTGTGTCTTGTCCAGTGTCCATGTCAATATCAGTGCTTCATAGATTTTGATAGGTTtacaatgtaattattatttttgtgactGGAAAATTAATTTGAAGTATCAGTCCATACATTCTCCCTAGAGTTATAATATGTAATTCTGtcctcaaattttaatatatttccgTGACATTAAATTTATAGTGAAGATTCCAGTTCTGTTGGCTTGTGTTTTCTGTTCTTGTTTTCTCCAGCTAATTTGTTTCCAGTGAATGGTGAACAAATTTGACTTGAAAGGATGGTCCTTACATTCTACTTTTGTAAGTACTGACATGATATTGTATGTTGAGATGgggaattttgtttttcatctttcatttaaacttttggCTTGCATGGATATTTTGGTCTTGCCTAAAGAATTAGGATAGCAATCTTGGTAATCTTGAATTACTGTTTTGTCTGATTGTTTTTAATGTATAGTATTTGTCAATAATAGTGATTGTTAACCTTGAGTATTTCATTTTGCAGTGTCTTTCACGTGCTACAGAGATTTTCTTCGATGGTCCAGGTCTAATGAGATTGGATGATCACAAAGGCAACAAACTTTTGCATTCATCATGTGCAGAATATATGTCTGCTAGAACATGTGGCGCTCCTTATGTTTTGCAAAACCTGACTTCTGTGCCTCTTTCTTACCGTGTATATCGTGGGCTTGTCAATCCTGATGAGTTTCATGGTTCTAATGAGAATCATGCGAAATATGTGCAACCAGGTTCTTCAATTCCGATATACATGGATGAAAATACAGAAAAGAAACTTTCTCGTTTCAGGCCTTCTCATTCTTCTGATAGTTTAAGTGAGCAAAGGACAAATGGATTTACTCATCATTATCTTATTGTACAGCTCGAAGGAACTTCAAGGTCATCTGATCCAATTTCAATGGATTTAGTGGGACTAACATGCTTTGAGGTTAATTTCTCCAAGTCTTATAATGAAGCTGCTGAGGATGGTAGTCTGAATACAGCCCCTACGTTGGTTGTTCCGGTTGTATTTGATGTTTCAGTGGTGCGCCATAGCAAATTAATACGAATATACTCCACTGTATGTACTAATTGGTTAAAGTTTTCTCTAGAGTCTAGATTTTCTGTTGACAAGGACATCTAGATTTTCTGTTTACAAGGACTCGTCCATTTTACCATCCttattaattagatttttgttATACAGGTTGTTCTTCTAAATGCAACCTCAACACCTCTTGAGCTGCGGTTTGATATTCCCTTTGGTGTATCGCCTACGGTACACAATTTTCTCCAACTATTTAACAACTTCTGCTGTTAatgtattgttatttttatatgatatttttttgtgATGTATCATTTCATTAATTCAGCTATTAGGTCCAATACAACCTGGGCAACAgtttcctcttcctcttcattTGGCTGAAGCTGGCTGTGTAAGGTGGCGGCCAATGGGGAAATCTTACTTGTGGAGTGAAGCTCATAATCTCTCCAATCTTCTTTCAGTTAACAGCAAAGTTGGAAATTTTAAATCTTTCATGTGCTATCCATCTCATCCAAGTAGTCTACCATTTCGGTGCTGTCTATCTTTTAAGAATATGAGCTTGACTTCATCTGGATTGCTGAAAAATAAGGTCCCTGCGGATGATGTAAAGAAGCACTACATTCATCACCTGATCTTAAGTGCTCCACTAATAATTAACAATTACCTtcctaaggaaattttgttgaTCAGTGAGAGTGGTGGCGTAGACTATACTGTGAGAGTTTCAGAGGTTTGtgattgttgtttttattttatttgttcatttaatttgtttttgtctttGTATAGCATCTTCATTTAAGTGGTGCAACAGTCTAAAGACTTCacatattttcttgttttaggtGGGAACTTCTGTATACCATATTGATCCCTCACATGACCTAGGACTGGAGATCTGCATTGATGGGTTTAAatgttctaattttaaatttcctcGTTTAGAAACTTTCTGCACAGTGGCAAAGTTCAGTGAAACAAAGTTTTCATCTTCTGAAACCCTTAAATTTGAACCAAATAATTCTAGTGGTAATTgatttatatgttaatttttgtCTTGTGTTAGTGTTGTTCGTTCACCTCTAAATGTTTTGTCTTGCTCTTGTAGGTCCAGTATATATTACTGTAGAGAAAGTAATGGATGCATATTCTGGTAGTAGGGAACTCATCTTTTCTGTtccctttattttatataactgTATGGGTTTTCCCCTGTGTGTGATGGAACCCACTGGTGAAACGAATGAAAGGGGATTTGTCATACCTTCTTATTTTGACATGGGTGAAAATGTAATGTTATCTTATAAAAAGGATGGTCTTTCCTTGCTTACATCCAACCGTGAATTACCTGTGGAAGTACCACATAATCCAAGGAGTTATATGAAGAATCATACCGTTTCTTGCAGAGAGGATGGTAGTGCAAATTCTATCGGCAATTACCATGAGAATTTTGGAAGGCATCAAAGTAAAGTTCATTCTATATTGGGAAATCCTTCTTCGGGAAGATTGAAGAGTACCCTGAGCTCAAGGATCCAGTCCACTTGGAAGGATTCAGGTTCTGGTAATCATGAGCATGAAAAGGTTCAGCCCTGCATTTATTCTCCAAGCCCTGATTCCTCTGTAAATGATGCTTTTGTTAAAGTCAGTAGATGTTTTCCTGAGGATGTTAGACAACGGATGCCATATTCCTTGTGGTCAAATCCATTTTCTCTGCTGCCACCAAGTGGTTCAAGCACTATCCTTATTCCTCAGTTGACTTCAAATTCTGCATTCATTCTAGCTATGTCATCTAACTCAGTTGCTGAACAATATGCTGGGAGGACAAATGCAATCACTTTCCAGCCTAGGTACATATTGGTCTTCATAGATATTGTTATTGATGAAATCCGTTGGTCAACCTACCATTGAAGGTGTAAGCTTTTAATGTTGTTTGTTCCTAGAAATGCCAGTAAAGCCTCTCTGGTGAAGTGCTCGGGAGTCTGATCTTACTCTTGATAATTTGGGAGTAGTATAGAAAATTTGTATTGACCGGCATTATTTCCCCtttagttcaaaaatgatgttcATTCTGGGATGTGTGTTGTAGTTGAAAACCATTCTGTTGCCTTGTGAATACCTTTAGGACGACAGATTTCTGGacaatattcatatttgtttatattagtGTCTTTTCATGTAATCGTTGTTATCTAAATGTGCAGATATGTAATCAGCAACGCATGTAGCAAGGAAATATCTTACAAGCAGAAAGGCACTGATGTTACGTTTTATTTAGGAATAGGAAAACATGATCATCTTCACTGGACAGATACAACCAGGTATGTATCTTGGATAGTTTGTATTGTTCCTTTATTCTGAACAAAGTGTAGTTGTTTGTTTCCAGTAGCAAAGAAGGTTGCTTTCAGTCTGTTAAACACATAGCAACCAAATAGGGCTGGATGTAAGAGATggttttgagaaaaaataaagtctCACACTGACTAaagataatttcataatatgttATATAAGTGAGAGCAATTGTCACCTTATAAACTGATTTTGTAGGATTAAGTTAGGTTTAAACCACTTCATAAAGTGATATCATAGCCTATCATAGATTCATTAAAAGGATCATTCATCAAGTCCAAGAGTGCCAAAATACGGTATATAAGTGAGGCAAATTTAATAAGCCAGTTTTGTAGGTTTAGTTAGGCATAAACCATTTTAAAACAGGCACACTGTTTGCACTTTGtattttgtcttttctttaTCTCGTTCTTCAATCTGTTCAAACTATTTGTATTCTAACATATGACACAGGGAGCTGCTTGTTTCAATTTGTTATAATGAATCTGGATGGCA contains:
- the LOC114177994 gene encoding uncharacterized protein LOC114177994 isoform X2; translated protein: MFEGLVHQLLLGYLGRYFKDIQKEQLKIRLEEVLLENVELILDAFDYLQLPFALKQGRVGKLSIKIPWKKPWDPIIIILEDVFISASQRGDQEWGADAVDKREFAGKKAKLAAAELGKLSRRVCGSQAGQSFISHVTTKILDSIQVDIRNFHVLYTDMQNDMGHVMFGLKFTSLTMKQHLIGSVNGRMRNGQEHKIVEVKGLEFYSRLFHGSMDLVTMNTMGDSYSASNIRLEGKHYYSILAPCDATLILSDNRLEKLDGNTPQYSVTAELSGLVISLDEVQLQHMCLVWDYICTCRLREKYGRFRPWHCLLPRKCEGWQIFWWHYAQQSVLSDVRRKLKKTSWRYFGDRLSFRRKYMNLYKIKLDFLQQEQLVDDDILRDLEQMEKESDLDDILNYRSAAESEMEEFLSRCSTPNSGKINTDIPVEKSCNDEHTVKSRGWLNWLSRGMLGAGGTDDSSQFSGVVSYDVKDMSEATEFHPLVSSSFDSAEKHELYIFSMTFEIDQISATLCSKRHGIGIAEIIVEGGIVKSKIYKDRGIVISKFNSGKMVDLSNKKVVVHIGGPVVENHLLDNLDSCCSIRVKFSSHTDMDMLVKGILKQLEVTVDANILSNLLEFYDVFTSFKFHNERVLLSLNGIENDNTRLLSKAEYISVNHKKLVWDVTIVDVSVNFPWRNTASEYSNLITMINSDGSKGISILDKFSVSIFLAFCRIPHETILKQLEVYVSIESLKAHFSPSIYGSLMELMNHIGTLHLMGEFGVLNSSHPPNTVSVVPAYSTFGISIVSKVDLVDLEVDFEYGDSHSELMVSLQKMVLRYVSTEFEEIFVSTKSLVIHANKMKEESLVLLSGNISSPGSTIGEDCVPGSNIEFNQDSDMALVADSCFIMHYESSRTDVVCHRTFMYISNTDIHCYPHITGLLIGFFDRLSAYTSSSEKSSASNTVDFSKIFSGVGLHKFGFSNYFDFGSTDSACIPMDSFPFVTIHNSGSLGNLESTLIHAIGDWRNYFIERDRKIKNSNINMRIGSEFFQVSPSKSKSGIVSNFDIFHTELHLCGIRAHFHDSSCIIGTIMVPTSKSCLLFCEDSMDISSSSEGLILTSSWGPRNFQDYLWGPSSPNLSPILNIRFRKGQNMSSTADLEISIGIQHVYCMLPSEYLSIMMGYFSLSDWDGACNHYSSGEHRDIAVENEKKITYKLEILDSNIILPVESNDHQFIKIEMPQLYCSFIENSGADDVLRNIPPECSVPIHKLAKRNDCLNVFGRDLFVSFLLCKNDLLGLAKTERITEFLTSPLIAPINADVWVRIPYENNSDCKSTSSICFMTSIGSCHIVAEDCHFFDGCTAICDVVEEFSSVDDQSKYFKSDVLQFLNSKRSMEATQTISPIPMASTISTEVKCCTQSLFISFYHRKEDFMDLIAKGDLGFICSACILNDSLAFLDLIFTTFVFYSAHDSVLAKCNPTSFSLSVLGISFSQSIDGKSEIGLCLSSVDIWLHLSEWTEVAKFLNKFHANLEKGPGQANSLSVNASESTSIPFTSEEVKNDVLIMKSENVCIAFHIPVWVGEEACVELQHAEGLNVKPSSVSFDIFEAKDAKLLTVSFNMNGFEITVRSVGIQLKSKMDKISSLIIIVENGKHTSWPLLDVIQVDVVAVFCKNHPNAIKLNVEIICDNANIWISHPAIHSWGAVKFDVLESGSSQNSTISSITFEFRMRKVSILITDGRWSHNGPELEVLVRNIWFHIVASGKQMECSFNGYLQVNYNNIEKVSWEPFIEPWQFLLTLVREQEMTVLPNRSVSTNIVLKSTTQLNINITESLVECLSRATEIFFDGPGLMRLDDHKGNKLLHSSCAEYMSARTCGAPYVLQNLTSVPLSYRVYRGLVNPDEFHGSNENHAKYVQPGSSIPIYMDENTEKKLSRFRPSHSSDSLSEQRTNGFTHHYLIVQLEGTSRSSDPISMDLVGLTCFEVNFSKSYNEAAEDGSLNTAPTLVVPVVFDVSVVRHSKLIRIYSTVVLLNATSTPLELRFDIPFGVSPTLLGPIQPGQQFPLPLHLAEAGCVRWRPMGKSYLWSEAHNLSNLLSVNSKVGNFKSFMCYPSHPSSLPFRCCLSFKNMSLTSSGLLKNKVPADDVKKHYIHHLILSAPLIINNYLPKEILLISESGGVDYTVRVSEVGTSVYHIDPSHDLGLEICIDGFKCSNFKFPRLETFCTVAKFSETKFSSSETLKFEPNNSSGPVYITVEKVMDAYSGSRELIFSVPFILYNCMGFPLCVMEPTGETNERGFVIPSYFDMGENVMLSYKKDGLSLLTSNRELPVEVPHNPRSYMKNHTVSCREDGSANSIGNYHENFGRHQSKVHSILGNPSSGRLKSTLSSRIQSTWKDSGSGNHEHEKVQPCIYSPSPDSSVNDAFVKVSRCFPEDVRQRMPYSLWSNPFSLLPPSGSSTILIPQLTSNSAFILAMSSNSVAEQYAGRTNAITFQPRYVISNACSKEISYKQKGTDVTFYLGIGKHDHLHWTDTTRELLVSICYNESGWQWSGSFLPDHLGDTQLKMRNFVSGTSNMIRVEVQNADISMGDEKIVGNIKGNSGTNLILLSDDDTGYMPYRIDNFSKERLRIYQQRCEMFDTVIHSYTSYLYTWDEPCYPRRLIVEVPGERVLGSYDLDDVKEYMPVCLPSTSEKPERTFYLSVHAEGATKVLSVLDSNYHIFNDVKKSSAAHATEKRLYDQNVVRASEYKEKISIFVPYIGISLIDSYPQELLFVCIRDVQMNLLQSLDRQCLSLLISSLQIDNQLRFTPYPVLLSFDGGYRSGQVDNFKSREDGTRTRIENLSQMSSSSVPVLCLEISKWRKKDISFISYEYVKLRIEDFRLEIEQEVILSLFEFFTNVCSVLQYGIMPSSDHYDGASLENSSLFVQTSDNFRLSADQCPPKIAPMFSGKHKRIASSPSIVPIGAPWQEIYLLARTQKKIYIEMLEVAPIKLTLSFSSAPWMLRNRILSPKEFLIHRGLMALADVEGAHIYLKDLIISHHMASLESIQEILIRHYNRQLLHETYKLFGSAGVIGNPLGFARSMGLGIRDFLSVPAKSIVRSPTGLIMGMAQGTTSLLSNTVYAISDAASQFSKAARKGIVAITYDDRAGSRMEKHQTTVASDSKGVINEVLEGLTGLLQFPVTGAERHGLPGVLSGVALGITGLVAKPAASILEVTGKTALSIRNRSKPSQLRPQHYRVRLRRPLCREFPLKPYSWEEAVGTSVLVEGDDGLKFKDEKLVACKGLKEGGKFVVLTERFVLIVFSPSLINLGKPEFCGIPVDLEWIIEWEIGLENIIHADSSEGVVHIVGSRPESLLRQNQHSPKGRSVRWNQYATHLPFPQTNLELSSKEDAANFLQILLSAIEKEKGKAWDCGRILHRARMK